One genomic segment of Nocardioides cavernaquae includes these proteins:
- a CDS encoding transglutaminaseTgpA domain-containing protein, with protein sequence MRRAGAQPLLTALTALTSWVILVAWERLSELPGDLLGQVFIGIALIAATGALLRLASLSWLVVLSGQLLVALLVVHGFWGSGGLPTPTSVRAAVEAVASAVDSAGTYRAPVGDDVPTILPLLLGGALAVHLVVDLVAVTLGRVAVAGLPLLMAYTVPVSILGTPTAWPAFVIGGACFLGMLFADERGRLERWGRRIETGDRPRGGALIGAAALTAAVLVSAVLPSQPTLTLPGFGTGNSGPVRITDPIADLKRDLVLGADIPLLRVKVTSGPSTPAPSYVRLTVLDEFDGKSWRPGDHPRPQSQSATGEIPLLGLDPSQPGETIGWQVSVTERLASSWLPTPRYLRSIEAGSDWRYGADTLDFRAVDDVTTAGLSYPLTEFRPTLTADQLAAAGPAPDQIQDDYTRLPRAADSLRTVAERETRGASTDYDRGVALQRFFQSEFTYSTRIAPGNGLAALEHFLSPDGREGYCEQFAAAMAVLARELDIPARVSVGFLSGDRTTTDTYEFSSHDLHAWPELYIAGAGWVMFEPTPTSHTVAVPGYTRPTAQPSSGPSATATPSTVRPSISAGTKPRPETGSSGQDTSSELLTTWLPAVGVGAFALLLLGALPRALRRRRRARRMAAATPEEMWAELRDTAIDLGVPWPEERSPRATGLALAGTVNSVPEAPAALRRLVTTLETARYAPAGEQPPLDDQLAVDTETCLEALRDGASPAAQRRARWWPRSLHRRTTRSGARVRQEHASGVVDQLDPPADA encoded by the coding sequence ATGAGGCGTGCCGGAGCACAGCCGCTCCTGACCGCTCTCACCGCGCTCACCTCGTGGGTCATCCTCGTTGCGTGGGAACGGCTCAGCGAGCTGCCGGGCGACCTGCTCGGACAGGTCTTCATCGGCATCGCCCTCATCGCCGCCACCGGCGCCCTGCTCCGCCTCGCCTCCCTGTCCTGGCTCGTGGTGCTCAGCGGCCAGCTGCTGGTTGCGCTGCTCGTGGTCCATGGCTTCTGGGGCTCCGGCGGGTTGCCGACGCCGACCTCGGTCCGGGCTGCCGTCGAGGCGGTCGCAAGCGCCGTCGACTCCGCGGGCACCTACCGAGCGCCGGTCGGCGACGACGTTCCGACGATCCTCCCGCTGCTGCTGGGCGGTGCCCTGGCCGTCCACCTGGTCGTCGACCTGGTGGCCGTCACCCTCGGCCGCGTGGCGGTGGCCGGGCTGCCGTTGCTGATGGCCTACACGGTGCCGGTGAGCATCCTCGGGACCCCGACCGCCTGGCCCGCCTTCGTGATCGGCGGTGCGTGCTTCCTGGGAATGCTCTTCGCTGACGAGCGCGGCCGGCTCGAGCGGTGGGGCCGCCGGATCGAGACCGGCGACCGACCACGCGGCGGAGCGCTGATCGGCGCCGCGGCGCTGACGGCGGCAGTCCTCGTCTCCGCAGTCCTTCCCAGCCAGCCCACGCTGACCCTTCCCGGGTTCGGCACCGGCAACTCCGGCCCGGTCCGGATCACCGACCCGATCGCCGACCTCAAGCGCGACCTCGTGCTCGGGGCGGACATCCCACTGCTCCGGGTGAAGGTGACCTCAGGGCCCAGCACCCCCGCCCCGTCCTACGTCCGGCTCACCGTGCTCGACGAGTTCGACGGGAAGTCATGGCGACCCGGCGACCACCCGCGGCCACAGAGCCAGTCGGCGACGGGCGAGATCCCGCTGCTCGGCCTTGACCCGAGCCAGCCCGGTGAGACCATCGGGTGGCAGGTGAGCGTCACCGAACGCCTCGCGTCCTCGTGGCTCCCGACCCCGCGCTACCTCCGCTCGATCGAAGCCGGCTCCGACTGGCGCTACGGCGCGGACACCCTCGACTTCCGCGCCGTCGACGACGTGACCACGGCTGGACTCTCCTATCCCCTGACCGAGTTCCGTCCCACCCTGACCGCCGACCAGCTCGCGGCGGCGGGTCCGGCGCCCGACCAGATCCAGGACGACTACACCCGGCTCCCGCGCGCCGCCGACAGCCTTCGCACCGTGGCGGAGCGGGAGACCCGGGGAGCGTCGACGGACTACGACCGCGGGGTGGCGTTGCAGCGGTTCTTCCAGTCGGAGTTCACCTACTCGACCCGGATCGCGCCCGGCAACGGGCTCGCCGCCCTGGAGCACTTCCTCAGCCCGGACGGCCGCGAGGGCTACTGCGAGCAGTTCGCTGCGGCAATGGCGGTGCTCGCCCGAGAGCTGGACATCCCTGCCCGCGTCTCCGTGGGGTTCCTGTCCGGCGACCGCACGACCACCGACACCTATGAGTTCAGCAGCCACGACCTGCACGCGTGGCCGGAGCTCTACATCGCAGGTGCCGGGTGGGTGATGTTCGAGCCGACGCCCACCTCGCACACCGTCGCCGTTCCCGGCTACACCCGCCCCACCGCGCAGCCGTCGAGCGGGCCCTCTGCGACTGCCACCCCGTCGACCGTTCGGCCGTCCATCTCGGCCGGCACGAAGCCACGCCCCGAGACCGGGTCGTCCGGGCAGGACACCTCCAGCGAGCTCCTCACGACCTGGCTTCCGGCAGTCGGCGTCGGCGCGTTCGCCCTGCTCCTGCTCGGAGCGCTGCCACGGGCACTGCGTCGCCGCCGCCGGGCCCGTCGGATGGCAGCAGCGACCCCCGAGGAGATGTGGGCCGAGCTCCGCGACACCGCTATCGACCTCGGCGTGCCGTGGCCCGAGGAACGGTCACCCCGCGCCACTGGTCTCGCGCTCGCCGGCACCGTCAACTCGGTGCCCGAAGCCCCGGCCGCGCTGCGACGACTGGTGACCACGCTCGAGACCGCGCGCTACGCGCCGGCCGGGGAGCAGCCACCGCTCGACGACCAGCTCGCCGTGGACACCGAAACCTGCCTCGAGGCGTTGCGCGACGGCGCATCGCCGGCAGCACAACGCCGGGCTCGCTGGTGGCCACGCTCACTGCACCGGCGTACGACGCGCAGCGGCGCACGCGTCAGGCAGGAACATGCTTCGGGCGTGGTCGATCAACTCGACCCGCCGGCAGACGCCTGA
- a CDS encoding DUF3040 domain-containing protein has translation MPLSEEELRLLEQMERALTEEDPKFASTLRGSSFRRAARQRALLAGVAFLGGVALLMTGAVTELIPVAVLGFVVMLLSATYALSALRARPTPSAHDQGSLHDRMDRWRHRHED, from the coding sequence ATGCCACTGTCGGAGGAGGAGCTTCGCCTGCTCGAGCAGATGGAGCGCGCACTCACCGAAGAGGACCCGAAGTTTGCGTCCACCTTGCGTGGCAGCTCGTTTCGTCGGGCCGCTCGTCAGCGTGCACTGCTGGCCGGGGTCGCGTTCCTCGGTGGAGTCGCCCTGCTGATGACGGGGGCGGTGACCGAGCTCATCCCGGTTGCTGTCCTGGGCTTTGTGGTCATGCTGCTCAGCGCGACCTATGCGCTCTCTGCGCTGCGCGCCCGCCCGACCCCGTCGGCGCATGACCAGGGTTCGCTCCACGACCGCATGGACCGCTGGCGCCACCGCCACGAGGACTGA
- a CDS encoding methyltransferase domain-containing protein — MAGTGGVAGSERERPGERRAAARTTVVWNALDAVLAGQPGATVLDIGGGTGGFAVRVAELGHHVRVVDPSPDALAALGRRAQEQGVAERVTAQQGDLSTLLELVPGASVDVVLCHGVLEVSDDPAAALATIATVLRPGGTLSLLVAQRHAAVLARAMAGHFGQALTLLDGGPGEVPARGRGTGRRWTAAEIVALLDAAGFAVTAQHAVRVFTDLVPGAVLDAEVGAADALLELEQAVAERPEYLPLATQIHVLATH; from the coding sequence ATGGCAGGCACCGGTGGAGTGGCAGGCAGCGAGCGCGAGCGACCCGGCGAACGCCGTGCGGCCGCACGCACGACAGTGGTGTGGAACGCTCTCGACGCCGTTCTGGCAGGCCAGCCCGGAGCAACGGTGCTCGACATCGGCGGTGGCACGGGTGGCTTCGCTGTCCGGGTCGCCGAGCTGGGGCATCACGTTCGCGTGGTCGACCCGAGCCCGGACGCCTTGGCCGCACTTGGCCGACGCGCGCAGGAGCAAGGCGTTGCGGAGCGGGTGACTGCCCAGCAGGGCGACCTCTCCACGTTGCTGGAGCTCGTGCCGGGCGCCAGTGTCGATGTCGTGCTGTGCCACGGGGTGCTGGAGGTCAGCGATGACCCGGCTGCCGCGTTGGCGACCATCGCCACCGTCCTGCGACCGGGCGGCACGCTCAGCCTGCTCGTCGCGCAGCGCCATGCGGCCGTCCTGGCCCGCGCGATGGCCGGCCACTTCGGCCAGGCGCTGACCCTCCTCGACGGTGGTCCGGGTGAGGTGCCGGCGCGAGGGCGTGGCACCGGGCGCCGCTGGACGGCTGCCGAGATCGTCGCGCTGCTCGACGCGGCTGGGTTCGCGGTGACCGCTCAGCATGCGGTGCGGGTCTTCACCGATCTGGTTCCTGGCGCCGTCCTCGACGCCGAGGTCGGGGCAGCTGACGCGCTCCTCGAGCTCGAGCAAGCGGTCGCCGAAAGACCGGAGTACCTGCCTCTGGCAACACAGATCCACGTGCTCGCAACGCACTGA
- a CDS encoding SAV_6107 family HEPN domain-containing protein, translated as MMLLPATTHAYLERAAESLREAITTSDVPTRYAHAHVAALRAAAALLAARAHPDPKRRRQKNAWVLLAEVAPELTEWSAFFAAGASKRAAAEAGSRRAVSERDADDLVRDADRFLSVIEQALGLAPHLPVEEEIVFRPALRAGA; from the coding sequence ATGATGCTGTTGCCCGCGACGACGCACGCCTACCTCGAGCGCGCTGCCGAGTCGCTGCGTGAAGCGATCACGACGAGTGACGTCCCGACCCGCTACGCCCACGCCCATGTCGCTGCGTTGCGCGCCGCGGCGGCACTGCTCGCCGCCCGGGCCCACCCGGACCCCAAGCGCCGGCGCCAGAAGAACGCCTGGGTCCTGCTCGCGGAGGTGGCGCCCGAGCTGACGGAGTGGTCCGCGTTCTTCGCCGCGGGTGCGTCCAAGCGCGCGGCAGCCGAGGCGGGTTCGCGTCGTGCGGTGTCCGAGCGGGATGCGGACGACCTCGTGCGTGACGCAGACCGCTTCCTCTCCGTGATCGAGCAGGCGCTGGGCCTGGCGCCGCACCTGCCGGTCGAGGAGGAGATCGTGTTCCGGCCCGCGCTTCGCGCGGGCGCCTGA
- a CDS encoding YbaK/EbsC family protein — protein sequence MDEHPSITSFRAELERLGGTGEVIVLPESAHTAALAAAALGCEVGAIANSLLFSSDNEPVLVLTSGAHRVDTTATAARIAVPKLKRADADFVRNHTGQVIGGVSPIAHPSPIPTWVDIWLQKHPVLWAAAGHPSAVFSTTYDELLRLTGGTAIEVD from the coding sequence ATGGACGAGCACCCCTCGATCACGAGTTTTCGCGCTGAACTGGAGCGTCTCGGCGGCACCGGCGAGGTGATCGTCCTCCCCGAATCCGCGCACACGGCAGCCCTGGCCGCCGCCGCGCTCGGCTGCGAGGTCGGTGCCATCGCGAACAGCCTGCTGTTCTCCAGCGACAACGAGCCCGTCCTGGTCCTCACCAGTGGCGCACACCGGGTGGACACGACCGCGACGGCCGCGCGCATCGCCGTACCGAAGCTGAAGCGGGCTGACGCCGACTTCGTCCGCAACCACACCGGGCAGGTGATCGGCGGCGTGTCCCCCATCGCGCACCCCAGCCCGATCCCGACCTGGGTCGACATCTGGCTGCAGAAGCATCCCGTCCTGTGGGCAGCGGCCGGACACCCGTCGGCGGTCTTCTCCACGACCTACGACGAGCTCCTCCGCCTGACCGGCGGCACCGCGATCGAGGTGGACTGA
- a CDS encoding ArsC/Spx/MgsR family protein: MIEIWLNPACSKCRTAVSELDATGADYTVRRYLDEPPTAAELEDVLARLGVDPWHIARTGDAKGLGVTLPPRDEAHRGDWLALMVHNPRLIQRPIITAGDGTTVVGRDAESLAKVIAAG; this comes from the coding sequence ATGATCGAGATCTGGCTCAACCCTGCCTGCTCCAAGTGCCGCACGGCCGTCAGCGAGCTCGACGCCACCGGCGCGGACTACACCGTCCGGCGCTATCTCGACGAGCCGCCGACCGCCGCCGAGCTCGAGGATGTCCTTGCCCGCCTGGGCGTGGACCCGTGGCACATCGCGAGGACGGGCGACGCGAAGGGGCTCGGCGTGACGCTCCCACCCAGGGACGAGGCGCACCGCGGCGACTGGCTGGCGCTGATGGTGCACAACCCGCGCCTGATCCAGCGCCCGATCATCACCGCAGGCGACGGCACGACCGTGGTCGGGCGCGACGCCGAAAGCCTGGCAAAGGTCATCGCCGCAGGCTGA
- a CDS encoding DUF4126 domain-containing protein — protein MESLALVFSSGWASGVNSYLVLLVLGLAERFGTFGQLPDVLGRWEVLAAAGFMFAMEFVADKIPYVDSTWDAISTAIRPTVGAVVGVLLAGDADSLNQAVAGVVGGSSALAAHSVKAGTRLAINASPEPATNILASLAEDSAVFVVMLFALHHPYIAASIAATLLVIGLVVLYYAIKLIRRGWRRWKRTDRRPSAYA, from the coding sequence GTGGAAAGTCTTGCGCTCGTCTTCTCCAGCGGCTGGGCCAGCGGCGTCAACAGCTACCTCGTTCTCCTCGTGCTGGGGCTCGCGGAGCGATTCGGGACGTTCGGCCAGCTCCCCGACGTCCTGGGACGCTGGGAGGTGCTCGCCGCGGCCGGGTTCATGTTCGCCATGGAGTTCGTCGCGGACAAGATCCCCTACGTCGACTCGACCTGGGACGCGATCTCCACAGCGATCCGCCCCACCGTCGGCGCAGTGGTCGGTGTCCTGCTCGCCGGCGACGCCGACAGCCTGAACCAGGCCGTCGCGGGTGTCGTCGGAGGCAGCTCCGCGCTCGCCGCCCACAGCGTGAAGGCCGGCACCCGGCTGGCGATCAACGCCTCCCCGGAGCCGGCCACCAACATCCTGGCCAGCCTCGCCGAGGACTCGGCGGTCTTCGTCGTGATGCTCTTCGCCCTGCACCACCCCTACATCGCCGCGTCGATCGCCGCGACGCTGCTGGTGATCGGACTGGTCGTCCTCTACTACGCGATCAAGCTGATCCGGCGTGGCTGGCGGAGGTGGAAGCGGACGGACCGCCGTCCATCCGCCTACGCCTGA